The following nucleotide sequence is from Pseudonocardia abyssalis.
GCACTTCGGCCGGCGTCAGTTCCGCGGCGGTGGCGCCCTGCGTGACCGGGAGGCTGACGAGGAACAGCAGCGCGGTCGCGACGGCCGCGAGCACCGCCGCCCCCGCGAGGACCGGGAGCGAGCGGACGGAGGTGAACTTGATGGTCTCCGAGCGGACGGTGGTCATGACTTCTCCGATGTGAGGGCCAGGAAGGACTCCTCCAGCCCACTCGCCGTCACGGTGAGCGCGCCGAGGGCGATGCCGTGCCGCCGCGCGAGCCGGCCGATGTCGTCGGCGCCGACGCCGTGGCAGGCGAGCCCGTCGTCGGTGGTGGAGACCCGCGCCCCCACCCCGGTGAGGAGCGTGCCGAGCCGGTGGGTCTCCCCCGCGTCGACGGCCCGCGTGTGCACCGTGGTGGTGCGACCGCGCAGCGCGGAGACCTCGAGCGCGTCGATCAGCCGACCCTTCCCGATCACGACGACCCGCTGCGCCGTCGCCTCCATCTCGTGCAACAGGTGACTGGAGACGAACACGGTGCGGCCCTGCGCGGCGAGGTCGTGGAGCAGCGTGCGGACCCACGCGATGCCCTGGGGGTCGAGCCCGTTGAGCGGCTCGTCGAGGACGAGGACGTCCGGGTCGCCGAGCAGCGCCCCGGCGATCCCGACGCGCTGGCGCATGCCGAGCGAGAACGTGCCGATCCGCCGCCCTGCCGCGTCCGCGACCCCGGCCAGGCCCAGCACCTCCTCCACCCGCGCCCGCGGGAGCCCGGCGGCCTCGGCCATCCAGCGCAGGTGGGCACGGGCGGTGCGGCCCGGGTGCATGCAGCGCGGGTCGAGCAGCGCCCCCACCTCCCGGGCGGGCGAGGCCAGCTCCCGGTACGGCCGGCCCGCGACCGTCGCCGTCCCGGAGGTGGGCGCGTCGAGTCCCAGCACCATCCGCATCGTCGTGGACTTCCCCGCGCCGTTGGCGCCGAGGAACCCGGTGACCGCCCCGGGTGTGACGTCGAACGTCAGGTCGTCGACGGCGGTCACCTCGCCGAAGCGCTTCGTCAGGCCGCGTACCTGGATCATCTCTCCTCCTCTGACCGATCGGTAGCTTACCTGACCGAGCGGTCAGATGACTGGTCGGTTGACGCTCCCCGGTCCCGGTGCTGGAGTGGAGTGCATGTCCGTCCGGGTCCCGTTGGTGAGCCGACGGCACGTCGACCTCGGTCGCGTGTGGTCGGCGGGGTGTCCGGGCCGCCGCTGACCGGCCGCCCACCCCCGCCACGGAAGGACCCCCATGCCCGTCGAGTTCCTCGGCATCGGCGCCACCCACAACGGCTCCGAGACCGACGTCCGCACCGGACCCGCTTTCGACCGCGACTACACGCTCGCCCTCGCCAGGGCGCACGAGGACACCGGCTGGGACCGTGTCCTCACCGCCTACGGCTCGGGCAGCCCCGATCCCGCACAGGCCGCCGCCCTGATCGCGTGCAACACCGACCGGCTGCAGTTGCTGCTCGCCCACCGCCCCAACGTCTCCCACCCGACGTTCGCGGCGAAGACGGTGGCCACGCTCGACCAGATCAGCGGCGGCCGGCTCACGCTGCACGTGATCACCGGCGGCAACGACCACGAGCAGCAGCGCGAGGGCGACACCCTGCCCAAGGACCAGCGCTACGCCCGCACCCGCGAGGCCATCCAGATCTACAAGAAGGCGTGGACTCAGCGCGAGCCGTTCGACTTCCACGGCGAGCACTACTCCTTCGACGACTTCGTGCTCGACGTCGAGCCGTTCCAGCAGCCGCGGCCGCAGATCTCGTTCGGCGGGTCGTCGGCCGCGGCCTACCGGGTGGGCGCGGAGGAGGCCGACGTCTACGCGCTGTGGGGCGAGCCGCTGGCCGGCACCGCGGAGCAGATCGCGACGATCACCGACCTCGCCCGCGCCGCGGGCCGGGAGGCGCCGCGGTTCCAGGTGGCGTTCCGCCCGATCCTCGGCCGCACCGAGGAGCAGGCGTGGGAGAAGGCGTACGCCACCGTCGCCCGGATCCAGGACCGGACGCAGGGCGGCACGTCGGCGCTCACCCGCCGCCACAAGCTCACCGACCCGGAGAACGCGGGCTCGCAGCGGCTGCTCGCCGTCGCCGCGCAGGGCGAGCGGCACGACCGGGCCCTGTGGACGGTCACCGCGCAGGCGACGGGCGGGGCCGGGAACTCCACGGCGCTCGTCGGCACTCCGGAGACGGTCGCCGCGGCCCTGCTGGACTACTACGACCTGGGCGTCCGCATCCTCTCCGCACGGGGCTACGACCTGCTGGAGGACGCGAAGGAGTTCGGCCGCGAGGTCATCCCGCTGGTCCGCGCGGAGGTCGCGCGTCGGGACGCGCAGCTTTCGGCCGTGCCCGCCTGACGGTTCACCGGACGTGCGCCATCCCATCGCGTGTGGCGCATCTCCGGTGGACCCGGTTGACTGTGCAACCGTGACGATCGATCCGGGTCTCGTGCGCCGCCTGCACGTCGACCTGATGCGCCTGGGTTCCTCCAGCTGTCGCTGATCCGGTCCGTCCCTCCCCTCATTCGCACCACCCCTGGAGCACAGCCATGCCTCTCGTCAACTTCGCCGTGAGCGGTGCCGGTACCGGCGTCGCGCAGACCGTCTCCGTCAAGGGCGCCGACTACGTCATCGAGACCGACGCCTACGAGGCGTTCGGCGGGCAGGACGCCCACCCGAGCCCGCTGGCCTACACCCTCGCCTCGCTCAGCTCGTGCAACCAGGTCACCTCGTCGATCGTGGCCCAGGAGCTCGGCATCACGATCGAGGCCGTCAGGTTCGACGTCTCGTCCGACTTCGACCCCACCGTCATGACCACGGGCAAGGGCACCGCGGACGCCACGTTCCAGAACCTGGTCATCACCGCGGAGATCACCACCGACGCGAGCGCCGACCAGTTCGACACGCTGCGCGACGAGACCGCCCGCCGCTGCCCGGTCAGCGTGCTGTTCGCCCGCGCCGGTGTGAAGATCACCAACGACTGGACGCAGGTCAAGCCCGCCTGATGTCTTACCCCTGAGGTCATCGAACCGCGTCGCGGTGGTCGCTAGCGTCGGCCCATGACCACCGCGACCACCTCGGCGTCGGCCTTCGGCTCCCTGCTCCGCGACTGGCGGCGCCGCCGTCGGCTGACCCAGCTCGACCTCGGCCTCGCCGCCGAGGTCTCCGCACGGCACCTCAGCTTCCTGGAGACCGGCCGGTCGAAGCCGAGCCGGGAGATGGTCCTGCACCTGTCGGAGGAGCTGGACGTGCCGCTGCGCGCCCGCAACGAGCTGATGACGGCCGCCGGCTACGCCCCGGCCTACACCCACCACGGCCTCGACGACGCCGAGCTGACCGAGGTCCGCGCGTCACTGCAGCGGGTGCTCGACGGGCACACGCCCTACCCCGCCGTCCTCGTCGACGGCATGTGGAACCTGTTGGCCGCCAACGTCTCCGTCGGCGTGCTCACCGAGCTGGTCGACCCGGACCTGCTCGCGGGGCCGGTCAACATCCTGCGGCTCGCCCTGCACCCGCGCGGGCTCGCACCGCACGTCGTCGACCTGCCGGAGTACGCGGCACACCTGGTCTCGCGGGTGCGGCGACAGTCGGAGCGGTCGGCGACGACGGGCCTGCGGGCGATCCTCGGCGAGGCCGTGGAGTTCTGCCGGGTCCAGGGCCTCGACCCGGCGGCCCAGCCCCGCGACCGGATCGTGCTGCCGCTGCGGCTGCGCCATCCCGACCAGGAGCTGACGTTCTTCTCCACCGTCGCCGTGCTCGGCGCCCCGCTCGACGTCACCCTCGACGAGGTCTGCATCGAGTCGTTCTTCCCCGCCGACGCCGCGACCGCCGAGTATCTGCGGCAGCGCGCGTAACCCCCTCCCGATCATCGCCCCCGTCGTGGACCATGGAGCGTTCGGCTGCGTGGGGGTGCTCGACGATGCGGGGTACTGGGCGATGACGGAACCGCTGATCGGGATCGACGACGTCACGCCCCCGCCGTGGGCCGCGGGGGCCCGTTCGGTGGCGGAGTCGGGGGTGCGGTCGATGCTCCGGGCCACGCCGCGCACGGCCGCGCAGCTGATCCGGTGGGCCTGGCGCACCTCGCCGCGTCTCACGCTGCTGACCGGCGTCGTGCAGCTGGCGGCGGGGGCGGTCACCGCGTTCGGGCTGCTCGCCACCGCCAACGTCTTCACCTCGCTGCTCGAGCAGGGGCCGACCCCGGAGCGGGTCCTCGCCACGCTGCCCGCGCTCGGCCTGGTGGCGCTGGCGTACTCGGCGCGCGGGCTGCTCGACGCCGCGGTCGCCACCGTGCAGGCCGCGCTCGTGCCGCTCGTCGAGCAGCGGGCACAGGACGACCTGCACGCCGCGGTGCTCGCCCTGGACCTGGTGGCCTTCGACGACGCCGACTTCACCGAGCTGGTCGACCGCGTCGCCCAGCAGAGCATCGCCCGGATCCGCATGGGCGTCCGGATCACCGGTGACCTGCTCGCCTCGCTGGTCTCGATGGCCGCGGCCGTCGGCACCGCCGGGGTGCTGCACCCGTTGCTCGCGCCGGTGGTGCTGCTCGCGGCGGCGCCGCAGGCCTGGGCCAGCCTGCTCTCGGCGCGGGAGAGCTACGCGTCGTTCGTGCGGATGATCTCCCGGTGGCGGCAGCTCGACGTCACCGGTGACGTCATCACCTCCCGTGCCAACGCCGCCGAGCTGCGGGCGTTCACCACCGAGGACGTGCTGCTCGGCGAGCACCGGCGCATCGCCGGGCAGCTCACCGCGGAGGCGGTGCGCCTGGCGCACCGCCAGACGCGTATCCAGCTGCTCGGGCGCACCCTGTCCGGCGTCGGCGCCGCGCTGGCGTACGCGCTGCTCGGCACGCTCGTCTACACCGGCGCGATCCCCCTCGCGCTGGCCGGGGCCGCCGCGCTGGCGATGCGGAT
It contains:
- a CDS encoding ABC transporter ATP-binding protein, with amino-acid sequence MIQVRGLTKRFGEVTAVDDLTFDVTPGAVTGFLGANGAGKSTTMRMVLGLDAPTSGTATVAGRPYRELASPAREVGALLDPRCMHPGRTARAHLRWMAEAAGLPRARVEEVLGLAGVADAAGRRIGTFSLGMRQRVGIAGALLGDPDVLVLDEPLNGLDPQGIAWVRTLLHDLAAQGRTVFVSSHLLHEMEATAQRVVVIGKGRLIDALEVSALRGRTTTVHTRAVDAGETHRLGTLLTGVGARVSTTDDGLACHGVGADDIGRLARRHGIALGALTVTASGLEESFLALTSEKS
- a CDS encoding LLM class flavin-dependent oxidoreductase, which encodes MPVEFLGIGATHNGSETDVRTGPAFDRDYTLALARAHEDTGWDRVLTAYGSGSPDPAQAAALIACNTDRLQLLLAHRPNVSHPTFAAKTVATLDQISGGRLTLHVITGGNDHEQQREGDTLPKDQRYARTREAIQIYKKAWTQREPFDFHGEHYSFDDFVLDVEPFQQPRPQISFGGSSAAAYRVGAEEADVYALWGEPLAGTAEQIATITDLARAAGREAPRFQVAFRPILGRTEEQAWEKAYATVARIQDRTQGGTSALTRRHKLTDPENAGSQRLLAVAAQGERHDRALWTVTAQATGGAGNSTALVGTPETVAAALLDYYDLGVRILSARGYDLLEDAKEFGREVIPLVRAEVARRDAQLSAVPA
- a CDS encoding OsmC family protein; the encoded protein is MPLVNFAVSGAGTGVAQTVSVKGADYVIETDAYEAFGGQDAHPSPLAYTLASLSSCNQVTSSIVAQELGITIEAVRFDVSSDFDPTVMTTGKGTADATFQNLVITAEITTDASADQFDTLRDETARRCPVSVLFARAGVKITNDWTQVKPA
- a CDS encoding MmyB family transcriptional regulator — encoded protein: MTTATTSASAFGSLLRDWRRRRRLTQLDLGLAAEVSARHLSFLETGRSKPSREMVLHLSEELDVPLRARNELMTAAGYAPAYTHHGLDDAELTEVRASLQRVLDGHTPYPAVLVDGMWNLLAANVSVGVLTELVDPDLLAGPVNILRLALHPRGLAPHVVDLPEYAAHLVSRVRRQSERSATTGLRAILGEAVEFCRVQGLDPAAQPRDRIVLPLRLRHPDQELTFFSTVAVLGAPLDVTLDEVCIESFFPADAATAEYLRQRA
- a CDS encoding ABC transporter ATP-binding protein gives rise to the protein MDHGAFGCVGVLDDAGYWAMTEPLIGIDDVTPPPWAAGARSVAESGVRSMLRATPRTAAQLIRWAWRTSPRLTLLTGVVQLAAGAVTAFGLLATANVFTSLLEQGPTPERVLATLPALGLVALAYSARGLLDAAVATVQAALVPLVEQRAQDDLHAAVLALDLVAFDDADFTELVDRVAQQSIARIRMGVRITGDLLASLVSMAAAVGTAGVLHPLLAPVVLLAAAPQAWASLLSARESYASFVRMISRWRQLDVTGDVITSRANAAELRAFTTEDVLLGEHRRIAGQLTAEAVRLAHRQTRIQLLGRTLSGVGAALAYALLGTLVYTGAIPLALAGAAALAMRMASQSVSATVNESNQLVDSGYYVELYRACLADAATRRRAPADAVLTGGPHVVTLSDVTFRYPGAEAPAVDGVSVTVRRGEVVALVGENGSGKSTLAKLMVGLYAPERGSVQWDGVEVSRAADALSRVAVVLQEPVHWPMSAENNVRIGRLDRADPTGSARDDAARHSGADVVVGSLPAGWPTVLSTQFQTGRDLSGGQWQRMAVARGLYRDAPFVVADEPTAALDARAEHAVFDTLHGRTGTGTERITVLVTHRLANVRFADQILVLEHGRLVEHGRHEDLMARRGTYHELFTLQAHAYADTVPT